A DNA window from Calliphora vicina chromosome 1, idCalVici1.1, whole genome shotgun sequence contains the following coding sequences:
- the LOC135964105 gene encoding beta-mannosidase-like — translation MKYVKTLIIFVIVCHITPEIICDKVKVVNLNTWSLSNENGTIHVDNLRSPNGVYTALKDKYGCILESKNDDNLRWIAYDNWTFSTVFSVKVDKELRVNLTLHGVDTVSTVYLNNYEIGKTENMFVRSSFDVGPYLKSENILEIKIISPILAAKERAAKLKENDINAPPDCPHIRANGECHRNMVRKMQASFGGDWNLAALSMGIWKPVDLEYYEVAIMRDVDVAIRHNDTHWTMDMRLFLSTDIRQKFYCEVTFIAVELLSNPLVFNREISYNSLKIEFKVDIPKDRIKLWWPNGYGEQKLYPLYFASNCWLNPAGPRLKSRTKSQKTIDVGFRTIELEEDLDDFGRTFYFKVNDQPIFIKGANYMPAHILPEYSYRENKLLHLIKSAKETHLNMIRVWGGGLYESDTFYNLTDFYGLLVWQDLAFTTATYPLTDSFVESVRLEASQNARRLAFHPSLCMFVTNDEIELYLTKNKTELGPDSARLEEEYKQMFMGTIRHELNVISRNDFNPRAGPMISTPSMGVEESKKELSTEPQNPNYGDVHFWEDEKDGLDPDIYPRARFISEYGFQSLPALASWNRTIYPGDSLPNIVQHRQHDPKSFIPILQLISRHFALPAMDWEKNVESLIYLSQLTQAMATKTATDVFRSHRTHKRTMGAIYWQLNDNWVAPSWSNIDHFGNYKMVWNWSKKFMAPTAIIALMDVKNSRINVTVTKEEVVSEIEKPTKYNITMYTFLWSELYHRKSITWETSLSSNGINTDYLDMNAVFTAPFTRNNCFLKFVLTQNNNTVSSTYIIPGKIANSNGLSDPQLKYGLTSQYCLKTNIEYIQYYTITITVKKPALFVYVEVYHPAVEKYKLSENGVIITAPIKVIHLEIELKSAPCITLTKEHVRIMTINELLFGDTPGYNNNDQNDDNNSNNNQMSTTVAMESNSTEEKSSTENDEDGNVNVKSTTVADVEIELNTV, via the exons CAATCCATGTAGATAATCTCAGAAGTCCCAATGGAGTTTATACCGCTTTAAAAGATAAATATGGTTGCATTTTGGAGTCTAAAAATGACGATAACTTAAGATGGATTGCGTATGATAACTGGACCTTTTCAACAGTCTTCAGTG TCAAAGTCGACAAGGAGCTACGTGTTAATCTCACTCTACATGGCGTAGATACTGTGTCcacagtttatttaaataattatgaaattggTAAAACCGAAAATATGTTTGTACGCTCTTCCTTTGACGTTGGACCATATTTGAAGTcggaaaatattttggaaatcaaaataatatctCCCATATTGGCCGCAAAGGAACGCGCAGCTAAACTCAAGGAAAATGACATCAATGCTCCACCTGATTGTCCACATATTCGTGCGAATGGCGAGTGTCATCGTAATATGGTGAGAAAAATGCAGGCAAGTTTTGGTGGAGATTGGAATTTGGCAGCACTGTCGATGGGTATATGGAAACCGGTTGATTTGGAATACTATGAAGTGGCCATAATGAGAGATGTTGATGTGGCCATTCGTCATAATGATACACATTGGACGATGGATATGAGATTGTTTTTAAGTACGGATATACGTCAGAAGTTTTATTGTGAAGTTACATTTATAGCGGT agAACTTCTAAGTAATCCCTTAGTTTTCAACCGTGAAATCTCCTATAACTCTctgaaaatagaatttaaagtgGATATACCAAAG GATAGAATAAAATTATGGTGGCCTAATGGTTATGGCGAACAGAAATTGTATCCTTTATATTTTGCCAGTAATTGTTGGTTAAATCCTGCTGGACCTAGATTGAAATCGAGAACAAAATCTCAAAAAACCATAGATGTTGGTTTTCGCACCATTGAACTGGAAGAAGATTTAGATG ATTTTGGTCGCACTTTCTATTTTAAAGTGAACGATCAGCCAATTTTCATTAAGGGAGCCAATTATATGCCTGCTCATATATTGCCCGAATATTCTTACAGAGAGAATAAACTGTTACATCTAATAAAGTCAGCCAAAGAGACCCACTTGAACATGATACGAGTATGGGGTGGTGGTCTCTATGAGTCGGatactttttataatttaaccGATTTCTATGGTCTGTTGGTGTGGCAAGATTTGGCGTTTACAACTGCCACCTATCCCTTAACCGATTCATTTGTGGA aTCTGTACGCTTAGAGGCCTCACAAAATGCCAGACGTTTAGCTTTTCATCCCAGCTTATGCATGTTTGTGACCAACGATGAAATTGAACTGTACTTGACAAAGAATAAAACAGAATTGGGGCCAGACTCAGCACGCCTGGAAGAGGAATACAAGCAAATGTTTATGGGCACCATACGGCACGAGTTGAATGTCATATCACGTAATGATTTCAATCCCAGGGCTGGTCCCATGATTTCTACACCTTCAATGGGGGTTGAAGAGAGTAAAAAGGAACTATCCACAGAGCCGCAGAATCCAAATTATGGAGAtg ttCACTTCTGGGAAGACGAAAAAGATGGCCTAGATCCGGACATTTATCCGCGAGCCCGTTTTATATCAGAATATGGATTTCAAAGTTTACCCGCCCTGGCATCGTGGAATCGTACCATTTATCCGGGCGATAGTTTGCCTAATATTGTGCAACATCGTCAACATGATCCGAAATCTTTTATACCCATTCTACAATTAATATCAAGACATTTTGCATTGCCAGCAATGGACTGGGAAAAAAATGTAGAGTCCTTGATCTATTTATCACAATTAACACAAGCCATGGCCACCAAAACCGCAACGGATGTATTCAGATCACATAGAACACATAAGAGAACAATGGGTGCCATTTACTGGCAACTAAATGATAATTGGGTGGCACCCAGCTGGTCCAATATCGACCACTTTGGTAACTATAAG ATGGTTTGGAATTGGTCGAAAAAATTCATGGCCCCCACAGCCATTATAGCCTTAATGGATGTTAAAAATTCCAGAATCAATGTCACTGTTACCAAAGAAGAAGTAGTCAGTGAAATTGAAAAACCAACGAAATACAATATAacaatgtatacatttttgtggTCTGAACTGTATCACCGAAAGTCAATAACTTGGGAAACATCAttg AGCTCTAATGGTATTAATACGGATTATTTGGATATGAATGCAGTATTTACTGCACCATTTACACGTAACAATtgctttttgaaatttgtcttgacacaaaataataataccGTATCCAGTACTTATATAATTCCGGGCAAGATTGCAAATTCGAATGGCTTGTCAGATCCTCAGTTAAAG TACGGTCTAACTTCCCAGTACTGTTTAAAAACCAATATCGAGTATATACAATACTACACCATcacaataactgttaaaaagcccgctttatttgtttatgttgaAGTTTATCATCCAGCTgtggaaaaatataaactttcagAAAATGGCGTTATAATAACGGCACCCATTAAGGTGATACATTtggaaattgaattgaaatcagCGCCATGTATTACGCTCACCAAAGAACATGTACGCATAATGACAATAAATGAGTTGTTATTTGGTGATACACCCGGTTATAATAACAACGATCAGAATGACGATAATAATAGCAACAATAACCAAATGTCGACAACTGTTGCAATGGAGTCAAATTCAACGGAGGAAAAATCTTCAACCGAGAATGATGAAGATGGAAATGTCAATGTTAAGAGTACTACTGTAGCTGATGTTGAGATTGAACTTAATACAGTATAA
- the LOC135964107 gene encoding beta-mannosidase-like: MSLINKFIKIYGIVYAVIFIICLPNECFMESVNYVYLNKNWTLTNQNHSITKTDITVPSGVYSALYGEQVLDSYNDVNLRWISYDNWTYTNTFEMDPSELKTLRFVNLTFHGVDTVAEIRLNHYLLGRTDNMFVRYSYDITKILQQENLLEIEIKSPIYAALQRADSFKEKNIIIPPNCPNQRYHGECHMNMLRKMQASFSWDWGLAAPSMGIWKSVVMEYYDVAVMRDVDVALGRNQTHWNMNVRVFIDCNGQKDFRAELTFYAVELLREAVVFNKIISYKAPMIMFDMAIPLEQITLWWPNGFGDQKLYPLHFTLKAWWNKATSSLRDKTTSQKSIRIGFRTIELVEEPVAEGTGNTFLFKVNGKEMFMKGSNYIPSHILPEFNSDKTRIKHLLQSAKDTHQNMIRIWGGGIYESDEFYDIADSLGILIWQDMMFACAMYPSTEEFLASVRQEVLQNAKRIGHHASVAIFATNNENEVALAQNWYQTKYQEEKYKADYRQLYLATVVHELKVLDYPSRPRPLVSSPSNGKESEKDNYISEQPQDPNYGDVHFYDIFQDAWSPNIYPRPRFASEYGFQSLPSMRSWLRTLNGSDSLEDLMNHRQHHPLGMLAITGLVRRHFPLPLPEDSDYLEALIYFSQISQAMATKIETEMYRSLRDTQHKTMGALYWQLNDVWVAPSWSAIDYYGNYKLLHYWSKEFLAPIAIVALFDSTTQSLNISLICDHFEVDTNDLQVTLNIYKWTELFPKQTLQWPATLKPNGVHYDKVIPIADVIKEPFDNNNCFLEFILQRNTEPLSRTFYFPGIFSQMVKDPGLELKLTHTNLCKTTQTLKVNSYSLTLTTKYPAVFVYLDLIPDQYNITKYSFSQNGFMLVSPIMMLYLEIEAKQCIDKLNKHDIKIFTVNQFKSYNSLDYPQNLV, from the exons atgtcattaataaacaaatttattaaaatttacggCATTGTTTACGCagtgatttttataatttgtttgcccAATGAGTGTTTCATGGAATCGGTAAATtatgtgtatttaaataaaaattggacGTTAACAAATCAAAATCATT ctaTAACAAAGACGGATATTACAGTGCCCTCGGGAGTCTATTCAGCTTTGTATGGAGAACAAGTGCTGGATTCATATAATGATGTGAATCTAAGATGGATATCGTACGATAATTGGACCTATACCAATACCTTTGAAA TGGATCCCAGTGAATTGAAAACGTTACGTTTCGTAAATCTCACATTTCATGGTGTTGATACCGTGGCTGAGATACgtttaaatcattatttattggGTAGAACGGACAATATGTTTGTACGTTACAGTTATGATATAACGAAAATCTTGCAACAGGAAAATCTACTAGAGATAGAAATAAAATCACCCATTTATGCTGCCCTCCAAAGAGCTGACAGTTTTAAAGAGAAAAATATTATCATTCCACCAAATTGTCCAAATCAACGATACCATGGTGAGTGCCACATGAATATGTTACGGAAAATGCAAGCTAGTTTTTCCTGGGATTGGGGTTTGGCAGCGCCTTCAATGGGCATATGGAAATCTGTGGTAATGGAGTATTATGATGTGGCTGTGATGCGTGATGTTGATGTGGCCTTAGGTCGCAATCAAACACATTGGAATATGAATGTCAGGGTGTTTATTGATTGCAATGGTCAAAAAGACTTCAGGGCTGAATTAACATTTTATGCAGT TGAGTTACTAAGAGAAGCTGtggtatttaataaaattataagttACAAAGCGCCCATGATAATGTTTGATATGGCTATACCTTTA GAACAAATAACCCTTTGGTGGCCAAATGGTTTTGGAGACCAAAAACTCTATCCCTTACATTTTACCTTAAAAGCCTGGTGGAATAAAGCCACCTCCAGTTTACGAGATAAGACCACTTCTCAGAAATCCATTAGAATTGGCTTTAGAACTATAGAGCTTGTAGAAGAACCTGTGGCCGAGG GTACTGGCAATACATTTCTATTTAAAGTGAATGGCAAGGAAATGTTCATGAAGGGCAGTAATTATATACCCAGTCATATATTACCAGAATTCAACAGTGATAAGACTAGAA TTAAACATCTTTTGCAATCAGCCAAAGACACTCATCAAAATATGATACGCATCTGGGGCGGTGGTATCTACGAGTCAGATGAATTCTACGATATTGCTGATTCGCTGGGTATTTTAATATGGCAAGATATGATGTTTGCCTGTGCCATGTATCCATCTACTGAAGAATTTTTGGCATCTGTGCGGCAGGAGGTTTTACAAAATGCCAAACGAATTGGACATCATGCAAGTGTGGCAATTTTCGcaacaaataatgaaaatgaaGTGGCGTTAGCACAAAATTGGTATCAAACCAAATATCaggaagaaaaatataaagcaGATTATAGGCAATTGTATTTGGCTACCGTGGTACATGAGCTCAAAGTATTGGATTATCCCAGTAGGCCAAGACCTTTAGTGTCATCACCCTCTAATGGTAAAGAATCGGAAAAGGATAATTATATATCGGAGCAGCCACAAGATCCAAATTATGGTGATG ttcACTTTTATGATATTTTCCAAGACGCTTGGAGTCCCAACATATATCCCCGACCTAGGTTTGCTTCTGAATATGGTTTTCAGTCTTTACCTTCAATGAGATCTTGGCTTAGGACTTTAAATGGTTCCGACAGTTTAGAGGACTTGATGAATCATAGACAACATCATCCCTTGGGCATGTTGGCTATAACCGGTTTAGTTAGACGCCATTTCCCCCTGCCTTTGCCAGAAGACAGCGATTATTTAGAAGCCTTAATATACTTCAGTCAAATTTCCCAAGCTATGGCAACTAAAATCGAAACTGAAATGTATCGCAGTTTACGCGATACTCAGCATAAAACTATGGGTGCACTATATTGGCAATTAAATGATGTATGGGTGGCACCATCTTGGTCCGCCATAGATTATTATGGAAATTATAAG ttATTGCATTACTGGTCTAAAGAGTTTCTGGCACCCATAGCTATAGTAGCCTTGTTCGATTCCACTACACaatctttaaatatttcattaatatgtGATCACTTTGAGGTGGATACTAATGATTTACAAGTTACCTTGAACATATACAAATGGACTGAATTGTTTCCTAAACAAACACTACAGTGGCCTGCTACTTTG AAACCCAATGGAGTTCACTACGACAAAGTTATACCCATTGCCGATGTCATTAAGGAACCTTTCGACAACAACAATTgctttttagaatttattttgcAACGAAATACGGAACCTCTTTCTCGGACTTTTTATTTCCCCGGTATTTTCTCACAAATGGTTAAAGATCCGGGTTTAGAG cTAAAACTTACTCacactaatttgtgcaaaactACACAAACCCTTAAAGTGAACAGTTACAGTTTAACGTTGACAACAAAATATCCCGCCGTTTTTGTTTATCTGGATCTTATACCGGATCAATATAATATTACCAAGTATTCATTTTCACAGAATGGTTTTATGCTGGTGTCACCAATTATGATGTTATACTTGGAGATCGAAGCTAAACAATGTatagataaattaaataagcatgatattaaaatatttacagttaaTCAGTTTAAGTCATATAACTCTTTAGATTATCCTCAAAATCTCGTTTGA